The genomic stretch AAATGATTTCAATGATTAATCTCTCTAATTTAAAGTTTTATATTCTTCTTTTTTGTCAAATTTTCTTTTTGACATTTATTTATTCAACAGAGGCTTCTGCGGCCGATAAAACAAAATTTACCTTGGTTCATGTGAATGATATGGATAAGGTTGAGCCCTATAAAGACAGAGGCGGCGTTGCGAAACTAGCTGCTGTTTTAAAGAAAGAGCGTAGTGATAACAAAACTGTGATTTTCACAATGGGTGGGGATACAATTTCACCGTCAATCTTATCAACACTTGATCATGGAAAACATATGATTGATCTGTATCATGAGTTGAAACTTGATTATATGACGCTCGGTAATCATGAGTTTGACTTTGGTCCAGATATTGCTAAAAAATGGATTGCTCAAGCCAAGTTTCCGATTTTGTCTTCAAATGTATATGAAACGGATCATAAAAGAATTGCGGGGACAGTACCTTCTGCCATTCGTGAAATTGATGGATTCAAAATTGGCTTTATTGGTTTAACAACACCAGAAACAAAATTTGTGTCTGCGCCTGGTTATGTAACCTTTGATCCAGTTGTGGAATCTGCTCGTGACGCCATCAAGGAGCTCAAAGAACAAGGTGCTGATTTTATTGTTGCTTTATGTCACCTTGGAGTTGTTGAAGATATGGCTTTAATGAAAGCCAATCTGGGTATTGATTTTATTTTGGGCGGACATGATGAAGTGCTTTTAACCTTCTACGATTCAGTGACAGGTCTTATGATTTCAAAATCTCAGGCCGAATATATCTCAGTTGTTGATATTGAGCTTGAAAGAAAAGATTTTCATGGTGTTAAGGAGGTTGAATGGACTCCTCATTTCCGTGTTGTAGATAGTCAAGACGTTACGCCAGATCCTGAAATGAAAGAAAAAATTGCATCTTTAACCAAAGAAATGCATGCAAAGTTTGATGTACCAATTGGTAAAACACTCACTGAACTTGATAGTAGAAGAGCAAAAGTTCGTGAATCAGAAACAGCTCTCGGTAATTTAATTGCAGATAGCTTCCGTGATAAATATCAAGGGGATGTTGCGATTGTCAATGGTGGTGGTCTGAGAGGAAATAAAGTCTATGAGCCGGATACAGAGCTAACAATGCGTGACATTTATACTGAGCTTCCTTTCGGAAAACACATTGCTGTTGTTGAACTGAGCGGGAAAGAGCTTCGCCGTGCAATCGAAGTTGGTCTTGCATCAATTAAAGGTCAATCTGGTGGGTTTCCTCAAGTCTCTGGTATGACTTATGTTTTTGATGCGGATAAAAAGAAGGGTGAACGTCTTGTTGAGATTAAAGTTGCAGGACAGCCGCTTGATGAAGCCAAGAATTATAAAGTTGTTGTTAATGAGTATCTCTTCAAAGGTGGCGAGAATTACGATATGTTCCAAAAAGCAAAAACAGTGGTGAAAGTAACGGATACGCCTCTGGAAGCTTCAATTGTTGTTGAATATATTAAGAAACTAAAAGAGATTGCTCCAAAAGTTGAAGGCCGCGTTAAGCGCCTTCATTAATCACAAGGATCTATGATGACAATCGCAATTGGTAAGGATAAAAGAACAATTGTGATTGTCTGTGGACCTACGGCTTCAGGCAAGTCTGATCTTGCGCTGCAATTAGCCAAGAATCATGATGGTGAGATCATTTGTGCGGATGCGATGCAGCTTTACAAGGATCTGCCCTTGCTATCTGCAGCACCTTCTGAGGCTGAGTATAAAGCAGTTCCTCATCATCTCTTCCAAATCCTA from Alphaproteobacteria bacterium encodes the following:
- a CDS encoding 5'-nucleotidase C-terminal domain-containing protein, whose amino-acid sequence is MINLSNLKFYILLFCQIFFLTFIYSTEASAADKTKFTLVHVNDMDKVEPYKDRGGVAKLAAVLKKERSDNKTVIFTMGGDTISPSILSTLDHGKHMIDLYHELKLDYMTLGNHEFDFGPDIAKKWIAQAKFPILSSNVYETDHKRIAGTVPSAIREIDGFKIGFIGLTTPETKFVSAPGYVTFDPVVESARDAIKELKEQGADFIVALCHLGVVEDMALMKANLGIDFILGGHDEVLLTFYDSVTGLMISKSQAEYISVVDIELERKDFHGVKEVEWTPHFRVVDSQDVTPDPEMKEKIASLTKEMHAKFDVPIGKTLTELDSRRAKVRESETALGNLIADSFRDKYQGDVAIVNGGGLRGNKVYEPDTELTMRDIYTELPFGKHIAVVELSGKELRRAIEVGLASIKGQSGGFPQVSGMTYVFDADKKKGERLVEIKVAGQPLDEAKNYKVVVNEYLFKGGENYDMFQKAKTVVKVTDTPLEASIVVEYIKKLKEIAPKVEGRVKRLH